Proteins from a genomic interval of Oreochromis aureus strain Israel breed Guangdong linkage group 6, ZZ_aureus, whole genome shotgun sequence:
- the LOC120440796 gene encoding perforin-1-like, translating into MIQAFGLKGDFWGKTEGYVKLYYDYPRYQTNVIRSNSPFWITYYRLENVKTSSPLRIEVWDKDAWFDDWLGSCVNYLTQGTNTIRCSLQRGGTVFVNYTLTCDRHLTGPTCNKYQPSPQ; encoded by the exons ATGATCCAAGCCTTTGGTCTGAAAGGAGATTTTTGGGGCAAGACTGAGGG ATATGTGAAGCTCTACTATGACTACCCTAGGTACCAGACTAATGTGATCCGATCTAACTCCCCCTTCTGGATCACCTATTACCGTCTGGAAAAT gtgaaaACAAGCAGTCCTCTGAGGATTGAAGTCTGGGACAAAGATGCGTGGTTTGATGATTGGCTAGGATCATGTGTGAACTACCTGACTCAAGGTACAAACACAATCAGATGCTCCCTTCAGAGAGGCGGCACTGTTTTTGTCAACTACACTCTGACGTGTGACCGTCACCTGACTGGACCCACCTGTAACAAATACCAACCATCTCCACAGTGA